The following proteins come from a genomic window of Lysinibacillus sp. G4S2:
- a CDS encoding CopG family transcriptional regulator — protein sequence MNELLKMTKPKLKELYIQKLKEIESLLGLLEEQSIPVTTELIINSNYLESRSYKDPDEFGHKVMKKENYALDIEKFQSLIDALEKLKQEYEIGNQNQNGDKDLEKSNLIQTENEKSNLNQRGGKRKGAGRKAFGITKKVSLTLSEETWSEIGVLIGNGSNQSEVLRSLIEKGLKS from the coding sequence ATGAATGAATTATTAAAAATGACAAAACCAAAACTGAAAGAGTTGTACATTCAAAAGTTAAAAGAAATAGAGTCATTATTAGGCTTGTTAGAAGAGCAAAGTATTCCAGTAACAACTGAACTCATCATTAACTCAAATTACTTAGAAAGTCGTTCTTACAAAGATCCAGATGAGTTTGGTCATAAGGTAATGAAAAAAGAGAACTACGCATTAGATATTGAAAAATTTCAGTCTCTTATAGATGCACTTGAAAAATTAAAGCAAGAATATGAAATAGGTAACCAAAATCAAAATGGTGATAAGGATTTAGAAAAAAGTAACTTAATTCAAACCGAGAATGAAAAGAGTAACCTAAATCAACGTGGTGGCAAAAGAAAAGGTGCTGGACGAAAAGCGTTCGGGATAACTAAAAAGGTATCATTGACACTTTCAGAAGAAACTTGGAGCGAAATAGGTGTTTTAATTGGTAATGGTTCAAATCAATCGGAGGTTTTAAGAAGCCTTATAGAAAAAGGATTGAAAAGTTAG
- a CDS encoding ERCC4 domain-containing protein encodes MIHYAYTNTEIDKIIKTLTIVIDTREKSNEHIREYFVARDIPFRIKKLDVGDYGCLIPKNDELGIPRDIYLNSFVERKNGVDEITGNLQKDTQHAFENELIRSQGSRFVLFVEELDFDEKIVAGDYRSAYDPKALKGRLESFKAKYNFEIVPMSKKMIGHNIYNRFKQHMKLALKKGAF; translated from the coding sequence ATGATTCACTACGCTTACACCAATACTGAAATAGATAAAATCATAAAAACACTCACAATCGTAATAGACACTCGTGAGAAATCGAATGAGCATATCAGAGAATATTTCGTAGCACGGGATATACCTTTTCGAATTAAAAAATTAGATGTTGGTGATTACGGATGTCTTATTCCTAAAAACGATGAATTAGGAATACCAAGAGATATTTATCTCAATAGTTTCGTTGAACGCAAAAACGGAGTAGATGAGATTACTGGCAACTTACAAAAAGATACACAGCATGCATTTGAAAATGAATTGATTCGTAGTCAAGGAAGTCGATTTGTGCTTTTTGTTGAAGAATTAGATTTTGATGAAAAAATAGTTGCTGGTGATTACCGTAGCGCATATGATCCTAAAGCATTGAAAGGTCGATTGGAATCATTTAAAGCTAAGTACAATTTTGAAATTGTTCCAATGTCCAAAAAAATGATTGGTCACAATATTTACAACAGATTCAAACAGCATATGAAATTAGCTTTGAAGAAAGGTGCTTTCTAA
- a CDS encoding YopX family protein, which translates to MYEGDLYKYTLSHDMYDPESSGHTSFEVEHIKAVTFENGAFYHGADLLSDVVEYDDTLKYVGNIYENPELLEELQNGTK; encoded by the coding sequence ATTTATGAAGGTGATTTATACAAGTACACACTTTCTCATGATATGTACGACCCTGAATCATCTGGTCACACATCTTTTGAAGTAGAACATATAAAAGCAGTTACTTTCGAAAATGGTGCATTTTATCATGGTGCGGATTTACTTTCAGATGTAGTTGAGTATGATGACACTTTGAAGTATGTAGGTAACATCTACGAAAATCCTGAACTACTGGAGGAATTACAAAATGGAACTAAATAA
- the thyX gene encoding FAD-dependent thymidylate synthase, producing the protein MQKMKVILLGHTQLVDKITSNLFMKGLEECCWEDDPTSGQVIALAAIRQCYSHKTALEVLETESEKYFGDKGQEGKRLFNHIVKSGHTSTMEHINFTFTVEGVSRALLAQLTRHRQLSFSVQSQRYNKLSSDSRSGGFDYVVPEILDYKHERFKNYDEEKYTKEWNKTVEANEIFEGLMHEIQCAYDELIALGIPQEDARAVLPNATTCNLVTSGNLRSWLEFYNKRKNGNGAQHEIAEFAELIKNEIINVEPWTNDYFGL; encoded by the coding sequence ATGCAAAAAATGAAAGTAATTTTATTAGGACACACGCAATTAGTGGATAAAATAACTAGTAATTTATTCATGAAAGGATTAGAAGAGTGTTGCTGGGAAGATGACCCGACAAGTGGACAAGTAATTGCACTAGCAGCTATACGACAATGCTACTCACATAAAACGGCATTAGAAGTATTAGAAACGGAATCAGAAAAATATTTCGGTGATAAAGGCCAAGAAGGAAAACGATTATTTAATCACATCGTTAAAAGTGGACACACATCCACTATGGAGCATATCAACTTTACATTTACTGTGGAAGGCGTATCACGTGCATTACTCGCTCAATTAACAAGACATCGCCAACTATCATTTAGCGTTCAATCACAAAGATATAACAAGCTTAGTAGTGACAGTCGTAGTGGTGGGTTTGATTATGTTGTGCCTGAAATTTTGGACTATAAACACGAAAGATTTAAAAATTATGACGAAGAAAAATATACAAAAGAGTGGAATAAGACTGTTGAAGCCAACGAAATATTCGAAGGTTTGATGCATGAAATCCAGTGTGCGTATGACGAATTAATAGCATTAGGCATTCCACAAGAAGATGCACGAGCAGTATTACCAAACGCAACAACTTGTAATTTAGTCACAAGCGGAAACTTGCGGTCATGGTTAGAATTTTACAACAAGCGTAAAAATGGCAATGGTGCACAACATGAAATCGCGGAATTTGCCGAGCTCATTAAAAACGAAATTATAAATGTTGAACCTTGGACGAATGACTATTTCGGATTGTAA
- a CDS encoding transcriptional regulator encodes MSKLSRNDIQKLEDYWINLNEYKKLLQFREWELLNPHKETDTNIGGGRSNNTSDTTGRKAMILAEDTLYQNLSRIVSTIENMYEKLDHDQKTIVDMRYRDKLECYEWQHIGDALYMSVQRVLRKRNALIDETARRLGWV; translated from the coding sequence ATGAGCAAACTATCAAGAAATGATATACAAAAACTTGAAGATTATTGGATTAATCTTAATGAATATAAAAAACTATTACAGTTTCGTGAATGGGAGTTACTTAATCCTCATAAAGAAACAGATACAAACATTGGCGGTGGTCGTAGTAATAACACATCTGATACAACAGGGCGAAAAGCTATGATTCTTGCAGAAGATACACTGTATCAAAATTTAAGTCGTATTGTTTCAACCATTGAGAATATGTACGAGAAATTAGATCATGACCAGAAAACAATTGTTGATATGCGCTATCGGGATAAATTAGAGTGTTACGAGTGGCAGCATATCGGTGATGCATTATATATGTCAGTACAGCGAGTATTACGTAAACGGAATGCGTTGATTGATGAAACAGCTAGAAGATTGGGGTGGGTATGA